The stretch of DNA GCCGGGGCCGCCGACGCCGTGCTGGAAGCCGCCCACGCCGGGATGCCCCTGATCGTCCTGATCACTGAGGGCGTGCCCACCGTCGACATGATGCGGGCTGTGCAGGAGGTCAAGGAACTCGACGCGCAGAGCCGCGCCTCGGGCGGCCAGGGCGTGCGCCTGATTGGTGGCAACTGCCCCGGCCTCGTGACCAACGGCGAAGCCAAGGTGGGTATCATGCCCAACCGCATCTACGAGAAGCCCGGCCGCATCGGCCTGATCAGCCGCTCCGGCACGCTGACTTACGAGGCCGCCAAGCTGCTCAACGACGCGGGGATGGGCACCTCCACCACCGTCGGCATCGGCGGTGACCCCGTGATCGGCACGACCTTCGCGGACGTGCTCCCCATGTTCGAGGCCGACCCCGACACCGACGCCGTGGTCGTGATCGGCGAGATCGGCGGCGCGGACGAGGAAGCCGCCGCCGAGTACATCGCGCAGAACATGAAGAAGCCCGTCGTGGCTTTTATCTCTGGCCGCTCGGCCCCGGCGGGCAAGCGCATGGGCCACGCGGGCGCGATCATCATGGGCAATGTCGGCACCCCAGAAAGCAAGCTCGCCGCCTTTGAGGCCGCGAACGTGCCCGTCGCCGACACCATGCCCGAGATCATCGAGCTCGTCAAAAAGGCGCTGAACGTCACCGCCTGACCTTCAGGGCAGGTAAGAGGGGAGAGGAGGCTCAGGCTTCCTCTCCCCTCACCTTTGGCTCAGCCGAGGGCGCGGCGCAGCTTTACCACCCCCGGCCGCAGCGCGTACCCCAGGCGGCGATTGACCCCGATGATGGCCGCATTCGAGGCGTCGTTCCCAGTGCGAATCTCGCGGACGCCCCAGGTCCGCGCCTTCTGCACGCTCCACGCCTTGAGCGCCAGGGCGACGCCCCTTCCCTGGTAGGCCGGGTCCACCGCCGTGAACTCGTGGTGCAGGCGCCGACCCTCCTCGTAGAAGCCCAGGCCCACCAGCCCGACCCAGTGGTTGCCGTGGGCCGCGATCAGTTGGCCCTCTGGCCGAAACCAGTTGGCCTCGACAATCTCCCGCTCGTACTCCTCAAAGGTGGGAAACTCGTCGCCGTTGCCGGGCAGCAACGGGGCGAGGCGGCGGTTGAGGTCGTAGAGCTTGCGCCGGGCTTCGGCCGTCGCCCCGGTGTCCCCGAAGGTGAACAGCGAGAAGCCGTTCCCGTGGGCTCGGCGCACCACCCCGTCCAGCAGCTCTTCGTCTGCCCCCTCCACCTCCAGCGTCATGGTCACGAAGCGCTGGACCACCGCAAAGCCCCGCCGGGTGGCAAACCGCTCGAATTCTGCGACCTGTCCGTCGACCCAGGTGGTGAGCTGCGTCGCCCCGACCCCCCGCGCCTACGCCACCGCGTGACCCGTCAGGGCCGACCCGATTCCCTGCCCACGGGCGGACGGCAGCACCAGGCCGTCGCCCTGGTACCACCCCTCCGGATGCCAGGGGGAGCGGGCCACGGAACTGTAGCCCACGACCGCCTCCTCCTGCTCGGCCACGAACCGCCGGAGGGGCTCCGCGCCGCCCGTACGCCCGTATCCTCCGCCTGGGTTGCCGCTCGGTCGACGGCGGGCGCTGTAGCCGTTTGCTCGTGCAAGGTCTGAACCGCGGCGAGATCAGAAGCAATGAAGGGCCGAATGAAAAACGACATCTTCTTCTCCTCTCGGGGGCGTATCCCAGAACGCCACGTGGGGCGGGCTTCCCGGGCCAGTGCGCCCTGAGGCGTCCAGTTTCGGCCAACCCAGAGCTGCCGACATCCGCAAGATGCCCTAGCGGGGAGGTCCTGTCGGCACCCTCGTCCCCTTCCGTGACCCAGCGTCACATCGCCGTCAGGCCCGCGCGTAGACTGGAGGCATGCCAGCCCGCCTGCTCGCCCTTGCCGCCCTGCTGTTGGGGACGGCTCCAGCCCTGACCGTCACGGGGAGTGTGGAGGGCGCGGTGCCGGGAGACACCCGCGTCAGTGGCTGGGCAGTGAGTCCTTCCGGGCAACCGGTCGAAGAACTCGTCAGCGTGCCCGTCACCGGGAGCACCTTCCGGCTGGAAATCCCCACTGCTCCGCCCACCTTCCGAGCCCAGACCGCGCTGAATCCCCAGAACGTCGCTTGGCCCGGCGTCCTCGACCCCGTCACCGTGAACGCCCAGCCGCAGACGGCCGAACTCAAGTTCTTCACCTACCGCGACCTCAACCGCAGTGGGCAGCGCGACGAGAACGAGCCGCTCCGCGAGGTCAGCCTCGACAGCGGGCGCGGCACCCTCTTCGTGGTGTGGGTGGGGAGCGACGTGACCGTGCGGGCCAGCCGGGGCTACGCGGTGAGCCTGCGGCGCGGCTGGAACGCCTTCGAGGTCGAGGTCGGGCGGGCCGTCCGCATCTCCCCCTTCACTGAGGGTGTCGCCCGCGTCACGCTGGAACTCGGCCGCTGACCAGAAGTCGGGCGGGAAGAGGCTCTGGAGCGCCTCTCCTGCTTCCTGTTCCATCCACTAAGGCAAACAAAAATTTCACGATCGGATTTATCGTGAAACCTTTCACTTAATATTTCCTGCTCTCGCTCAACCCTCCACAGTCCGCGCGTAAGCATTCAGATACCGCGGAACGATTCGCTCCGGCTGAAAGCGGGTCAGCGCCGCTTCCCGTGCGGCGGTCCCCAGGCGGCGGTAAAGCGCCGGGTCGCGCAAAACCCGCAGCGCGGCGTCCGCCATCGCGTCCACGTCGCCCACCGGGGCGAGGTAGCCGGTGACACCGTCCTCGACGACCTCGGGCACGCCGCCCGCGCGGGCCGCGACCACCGGGACCTCGCAGCTCATGGCCTCCAGCGCGGCGAGGCCGAAACTCTCGTTGGTGCTGGGCAGCAGGAAGAGGTCGCTGATGCCCAGCACGCCCTCCACGTCGGGAAAAGAGCCCAGGAAGTGGGTGCGCCCGATCACGCCGAGTTGCCCGGCGAGTTCAAAGGCGCGGGACCGTTCGGGGCCGTCTCCGACCATCAGCAGCCGGGCGGGAATCTCACTCGCCACCCGCGCGAAGACCTGCACCACGTCCTCGACCCGTTTGACCGGCCGGAAATTGCTGATATGGACGATCAGCGCTTCTTCCGGGTGGGCGAAGCGGGCACGCAGGGCGGGGTCGGTGACCCGGACAAACCGATTCGCGTCCACGAAGTTGTGAATGACCTCGATCTCGCGCGTGATGCCGAACACTTCGCGGGTCTGGTCGGCCAGGAACTGCGACACCGCCGTCACGTGGTCGCTGCGTTCGATGGCGTCACGGGTGGTGTGCCGAAAGGCGGGTTCGGCCCCCACCAGGGTCACGTCCGTGCCGTGCAGGGTGGTGAGCACCCGGCTGCGCCCGGTGATCTCACGGGCATGAATCGCGGCCGAGGCGTGCGGAATCGCGTAGTGCGCGTGTGTGAGGCTGACCCCGTGCTCCAGAATCACCTCGGTCAGCGTGTTGGTGGCGGCCAGCTCTGGGTAGGGCTGGTCGAACAGCGCGTAGGCGAACCCCCCCACCTGGTGAAAGTAGGGCCGACCCAGCCCGCGCTGACCCGCCAGCCGGAACGGCACCGCCGACCCGACGAAATGCACTTCGCGCCCGGCGGCCGCCACCAACAGCCCGAGTTCGGTCGCCACCACGCCGGATCCCCCCGCCCCGGTGTGGCACAGCACGGCGATCTTGTCGGGCCTTTGGGGAGTCGGCATGGCCTGCGGAGTATAGGACGCCCCGCGCCACCTGACCCGTCTGTGACGAAACTGTGTGACTCCTCACCCTACGCTGGCGGCACCATGCTTGCCGTCGTGACGGATTCCACCTGCGACCTCGCCCCCGAAACGGCCCGGCAGCTCGGCCTGCACGTGGTCCCGCTGCGGGTTCTCATGGGCGGCCGGAGCCTGCTCGATTGGCAGGATGTTGATCCCGACGCCGTGTACGAGCACCAGCGCTCCGGGGGCCAGGTGAGCACCGAGCCTGCCACCCAGGCGGCCTTCGAGCGGGCGTACCGGGACCTGCTGGCCACCCATGACGGCGTGCTGAGCCTGCACATCAGCGGACACCTCTCGGCCACCGCCGCCCATGCCCGGCAGGCGGCACAGGCGCTGGGGGCCGGGAACCGCATCCAGGTTCTCGACAGCGGTTTCGCTTCCCTGCCGCTGGCTGAGGCCGCCCTCGCCGCGCGGGAGGTCATCGGCCGGGGGGGGGACCTCGCGGCGGCGCAACAGGCCGTGGCCAGGGTGCAGAGCGGCCTGATGGCCGAGTTCACCGTTCCCACCCTGGAGTACCTGCGCCGGGGCGGGCGCCTCTCGCGGACGCAGGAGTTCATCGGCAACATGCTGGGGGTGCGGCCCGTGCTGCGCTTCGATGCCGGACGCCTGAAGGCCGTGCGCCGGGTCCGGGCAGCGCAGGCGACTGGGGACATCCTCGCGCAACTCGAAGCGCACTTCGGCCGCGAGCCCGTCGCGGTCACCATCGGGCACGCGGGCCGCGACGCCGCCCGCATCGCCGAACTGCGCTCGGCGGTCCAGGCCAGCGGCCTGAATGTGGCCCGGGGCCGACTGCAACTCCTCGGCCCCGTGATCGGCGCCCACGTCGGCCCCGGCACCTATGGATTGATGGCGCGGCCCCTGCTGGCCTGAGCGTTCACGCCCGCCGCGCCACGAACAGCACCCGCGTGAAGGCGTAATACACCCGCTCGCCGGGCCAGCGCCCACGCAACCGCTCCAGGTAGGCCGCCGTGAAGCGTTCCGCGTCCTCCGCGCTCAGCCGCGACAGGTACGGCACCAGCGCGGTGCCCCGCGTCCAGTCCAGCACTCCCTCCGCGCCGGGCAGCACGACCGGATAGACCCTGCTCAGCGCGGTCACCTCCGCCGCCCCCAGCTCGTCCAGCCGCTCAGCGTAGGCGGCGGGTGTCAGCACCGGGGAGGCCCCCTGCGCGGTGCCGAAACGGGTAAAGCCGCCCAACTCGGCCACGAACGCCCCCGCCGTCTCGGTCAACAGGCGGTGGCTGTCGTGGTCGTGGTTGGCGGGCACCTGCACAGCCAGCACGCCGCCCGGCCGCAACCGCTCCCACAGCCGGGCCAGCAGCGCCGGGTGGTCGGGCAGCCATTGGAGTGCGGCGTTGGAAAAGATCAAGTCATACTCGCCCGCCAGCTCCAGAATGTCCCCCCGCTCGAAGCGCAGGTTCGGCAGACCCGCCGCGTCCGCCCGCGCTAGCATTTCCGGGCTGCTGTCCAGCCCCAGCACTCGTGCGTCCGGGAATTGCTTTGCCAAGAGCCGCGTCGGCTCGCCCGTGCCGCACCCCAGGTCCACCACGTCGCGGTAGGGGAGATCGGGAAGCAGCGCCAGGAGGTCATGGACGGGAGCGCTGCGGGCCTCGCGGTGGCGGTGATACACCTCGGGATTCCAGGTCATGGGAGCAGCGTAATCTGTGGGAGGGACGTGTGTGCGTACCAGGGTGGTAACAATCGGGAATACCTGGCGAGCGGCTGGATTCGTGTTCCAGCCGCCCCCATCCCCAGCTTCACCCGCTGTCCCGCCCCTCCTTCCCGCCCGCCTTTTTCGCCGCCGAGTGGGCGACCGCGAGGGCGCGGTCCTCGTCGCCGCCGTACTCGTCCAGGGCGTTGTTGAATGCCTCTAGAAACGCCTCTTTCTGGTACTCGGTGTACTGGTCGACCTGGGCTTCGGGCAGTTCATCCATGCTGCGGTAAGGCATAGCTTTTTCCTTGCGGCCTATCGTGCGCGGCGTTTCTGAGCGCCAGCCCCCAACCCGGTCAACAGCAAGAGGGCGGACCCGCAGGCCCGCCCCTCCCATTCATGCCTTCAAACCCGCGTCAGGTGGGCCGTGCCCCCCTCGACCTCTGCCGCATGACCCTCGCCCGCGCCGAAGGACAGTTCCTCGGCCAGCACCTCCCCGGCGATAAAGTCGCGCCACGCCCCGGCCGCCTCGCGGGCGTCTCCCTCCAGCTCCAGCGCGAGGCGGATGCGGTCCTGCACCTCGAAGCCCGCCGCCTTCCGCGCCTCCTGAATGCCGCGCACGAGGTCGCGAACCAGCCCCTCCAGCACGAGGTCACGGGTCAACGCAGTATCGAAGGCGACGAGGAACCCGGCGTCCTCGGCGGCAGCGACGCCCTCGGGGGCCTTCGCGTCCACGAGCACCTGATCGGGGGTCAATTCGAAGGTCTGCCCACCCGCCTCCACCGTGAAGCTCTCGCCCGCCTGCACCGCGTGGGCGACCGCCGCCGCGTCTGCCGCCGCCAGCGCCGCCCGCACCTGTGGCAGCGCCTTGCCGTACACCTTGCCGATCACGGGGAGGTTCGGGCGCAGGCTGTACTCCACGAGGTCGGTCACGCCCTCCAGAAAGGTCACGGCCTTGACGTTCAGCTCCTCCATGATTTGCGCCTGGAAGCGGCGCAGCGCGTCGGTCAGTTCCGGCGACCCCGCCCGCACCGTCGCGCTCGCCAGCGGCTGCCGGGTCTTGAGGTTGTGCGCCCCGCGCACCGCCCGGCCCAGCTCGACCACCTTGATCACGGCCGCCATCTCCGAGGTCAGGCGCTCGTCCAGCCGTTCCTCCCGCACCTGCGGCCAGCGGGTGAGGTGAACGCTCTGCGCCCCCTGCCCGCGGGTGAGGTTGCCGTACATCGCCTCGGCCAGGAACGGCGTGAAGGGTGCCGTGAGCTGCGAGACCGTCAGCAGCGCCTCGTGCAGGGTGGCGTAGGCGCTCAGGTCCACCTGACCCCCCTCGCCCCAGAACCGCGAGCGGTTGCGCCGCACGTACCAGTTGCTGAGGTCGGCCACGAACCGCTCCAGCGCCCGGCCCCCGCTCCGCGCGTCGTACGCGTCGAGCGCCTCGGTCACGTCCCGCACCGTCTCCTCCAGCCGCGCGAGCAGCCAGCGGTCCATCTCGGGGCGGTCCCCGGCGGCGGGCGCGTCCTCCAGCCCCGGCTGGTCGAGATTCGCGTACAGCACGAAGAAGGAGTAGACGTTCCACAGCGTGTTCACATAGGAGCGCTGCGCCTCCGCGACCAGCCGCTCGGAGAAGCGCTTCTGGTCGCCGGGGTCCGACGCCATGAACATGTACCAGCGCACCGAGTCCGCCCCGTAGCGGTCGAACAGCGGCAGCGGCTCCACGACGTTGCCCTTGCTCTTGCTCATTTTGGCCCCGTGCTCGTCCACGATGTGCCCCAGGCAGATCACGTTGCGGTAGGCGGGCTGGTCGTAGAGCATGGTGGCGATCGCGTGCAGGGAGTAGAACCACCCGCGCGTCTGGTCGATGGCCTCGCAGATGAAGTCGGCGGGGAAGTGCCGCTCGAACTGCGCCTTGCTCGCCTCCGCCCCCGGCAGCGCCTGCTCGCCCGTCTCGTCCGTCAGCAGGCCCCACTGGGCGTAGGGCATCGAGCCGGAGTCAAACCACACGTCGAGCACCTCGGGCACCCGGCGGTAGGTCTGGCCGCCCAGCTCAAAGGTGATGTCGTCGATATACGGCCGGTGCAGGTCCAGCCCGGAGAGGTCGCGCCCGGTCAGCTCGGAGAGTTCCGCCACGCTGCCGACCACCCGCAGGTCGCCGCCTTCCGACATCCAGAACGGGAGCGGCGTGCCCCAGTAGCGCTCGCGGCTGATGGCCCAGTCCACGTTCCCCTCCAGCCAGTTGCCGAAGCGCCCGTGCTTGATCGTGCCGGGGACCCAGTTGATCTGCTCGTTCGTCTCCAGCATCCGGTCCGCCATCTGGTTCGTGCGGATGTACCAGCCCTTCTTGGCGAAGTAGAGGATCGGGTCGCCCGTGCGGTCGTGGAAGGGGTAGCGGTGGCGCAGCGTGCCCGCGTGGAACATCCGCCCCCGCGCCTTCAGGTCCGCGATCAGGCCCTTGTCGGCGTCCTTGAAGAACTTGCCGCGCTCGCCCGTCACCCGCAGGATGCCGTGGTCGTCCACCCCGAACATCAGCGGCACGCCGTACTGGCGGGCCAGTTCAAGGTCCTCGGCGCCGTACGCCGGGGCCTCGTGCGCCACGCCTGAGCCGTCCGCCGCCGAGACGAAGTCCGCCAGCGTGACGAAGTGCATCACCGGGCGACCGTCGGCATTCCGCTCGTGCAATTCCTTCAGCACGCCCAGTTCGACCGCCACCTCCGGGAAGGGCGGCTCGTACTCCACGCCCTCCAGGTCACGGCCGGGGAAAGAGGCCAGCACCTCCAGCGGCGCGGCGTTCTTGTGCAGGCCGGACAAGCGCTCCACCGCGTCCGCCGCCACGATGATCGGCCCGCCCTCCGCCCGCGCGACCACATAGGTCAGGTCCGCATTCACCGCCGCGAGTGTGTTGCTCGGCAGCGTCCACGGGGTCGTGGTCCACACCACGAGCGCGAGGCCCTGCCGGTCCTCCCCGCTCAGCGCACTCAGCGCCGCGTGCGCCCGCTCGGGCAGCGTGTCCCAGATCACCGGAAAGCGCACGTACACGGAGGGATCGTCCACCATCCGGTAACTGTCCACCTCGCCCAGCTCGGCCTTGGAGAGCGTCGTCGAGATGCGCGGCGAGAGCGGCACCACCTTGTAGTCCTGCGCGACGAGGCCCTTCGCGTGCAGCCGCTTCAAGAGGTTCCACACGCTCTCGATGTAGCGGTTCTGGTACGTGATGTAGGGGTCCGAGAGGTCCACCCAGTACCCCAGCCGCTCGGTGAAGGTGTTCCAGTCCTGAATGGTCTCCCACACCGACGTGCGGCACAGCCGGGCGAACTCCTCGACCTCTTCGCGGCTCGCGCCGTGGTTGCGGCCCAGCCAGCCCAGCTTCTTTTCCACACTGATCTCGACCGGGAGGCCGTGGGTGTCCCAGCCGCCCTTGCGGGTGACATGGTAGCCCTGCATCACCTTGTAGCGGGGAAAGAGGTCCTTGAACGACCGCGCGAGGACGTGGTGCAGCGCGGGCCTGCCGTTCGCGGTGGGCGGCCCCTCGTAGAAGACGAACTCGGGCTGGCCCTCCTGGCGCTCCTGGGTCCGCTCGAAGATGCCTTCCTGCTGCCAGCGGGCCAGCACGCCCTCCTCCAGTTCGCGGAAGCGGGGCTGCGAGGGAACCGGCTCGAAGAGGGTGGAGGATGTGGGCTTGGATTCGGTGGTCGTCATGGTGGCTCCTGGGGAGGGGGTCGGGTGGGAACAAACGGCAAAACGCGTCCCAGCGTGCTGCTGCTGGGACGCGCCGGGGACACTCTCGCGCGTGGTACCACCCAACTTCGCCGCCCGTGGGAGCGGCCTCCGTTCGTGCCCTCTGCCGGGGGGCGGTCCGGACGGGTCTACTGGGCCGCGAGCGGCTGTTCTTCCGTCGGCGCGGGAGGGGATCTTCGGCGGGGCGGCACCTCGTCCGGCTCTCACCGTCCCGGACTCGCTCGTGAGGGCCTGCATCCCCGCGTACTCGCCTCGCGGTCGCCTCTTGCGTTGCTCACCCCCCGCAGGGAGTGACGCTCATGGTAGGCGGGCAGCATGGGCGGGGTCAATCGCGCGGGCCTGCCTGGCCACACCTGACCGGCACATGATCACGGGGGATACAATCACCCCATGTCGTCTGCCCCGCGTGAGGGCGGGCCGCCGACCGACCCCGACCCTTTCTCTCCCCCTGTCAGGAGCCGACCATGGAATTTTTCATCGATACCGCCGTTGTGGACGAGGTCCGCGAGATCCATGCCTGGGGCGTCCTCTCGGGCGTCACCACCAACCCCAGCCTTGTCGCCGCCTCGGGGCGTGACTTCAAGGAAGTCATTCAGGAGATTTCCGCCCTTGTCGGTGGGGCCATCAGCGCCGAAGTCACCGCCCTCGACGCCGAGGGCATGATCAAGGAGGGCCGCGAGGTCGCGCAGTGGAGCGAGCACGTCGTGGTCAAGCTGCCCCTTACGCCCGCCGGGCTGCAAGCCTGCAAGACCCTGACCTCCGAGGGCATCAAGACCAACGTGACCCTCTGCTTCTCGGTCCCGCAGGCCCTGCTCGCCGCCCGCGCCGGGGCGACCTACGTGTCACCCTTCGCGGGCCGGGTGGACGACATCGGCTGGGACGGCATCGAGCTGATCCGCCAGATCAAGGAAGCCTACGTGCTGGGCGACATCCGGACCAAGGTGCTCGCGGCCTCCATCCGCCACCCCCAGCACGTCGTGCAGTCCGCCCTCGCCGGGGCCGACGTGGCGACCATTCCCTACAAGGTCTTCGCGTCCATGATCAAGCACCCGCTGACCCAGGCGGGCCTCGACGCCTTCCTCGCCGACTGGGCGAAGCGGGCGGGGGCCTCTCCTGAAACGCCCGCAAGCGAGGCGGGCACCAACCCGCAGCAGGGCGGCGTGACCGCCCAGGGAGGCACGAAGCAGTGACCCAGCCCCTCAGCGCCCCGCTGCCCTATCACGAACTTCAGGACAAGATCCTGCCCGAGCTGCACCTGATCGCCGCCGGGCTGGGGATCGAGAACTACCGCAAGCTGAAAAAAGACACCCTGGCCCTCGCCATCCTGGAAAAGCAGGCCGAGGCCGAAGGTCAGGTCCTCGCCCGCGGCTTCCTGGAGATCAGCGCCGACGGTTACGGCTTCCTGCAGGCCAATCTGCTTGACCCCGCCTCCCGCAGCGTGCTGGTGACGGCGGGCCTGATCAAGCAGTTTCACCTCCGCACCGGCGATGAGGTGATCGGCCGCGCCCGGAAGCCGCGCGAGAACGAGCGGTATGGGACGCTGGTGCAGGTCGAAGCCGTCAACGGCCTGGACCCCGAGTCCGCCCGCCGCCGCCCCCGCTTCGACGACCTCACGCCGACCTTCCCCGACCACCAGCTTGTCCTCGAGGACCCGCTGATGGACGACAGCCTCTCGCTGCGGGTGGTCGACCTCCTGGTGCCCATCGGGCGGGGACAGCGTGCCCTGATCGTCGCGCCGCCGAAAGCGGGCAAGACCACCCTGCTGAAAAAGATCGCCAATTCCATTGTCAAGAATTACCCCGACGTGACGGTGATGGTGCTCCTCGTCGACGAGCGCCCCGAGGAGGTGACCGACTTCCGCGAGAGCGTGCAGGGCGCCCAGGTCATCGCCTCGACCTTCGACGAGCCGCCGCAGCACCACGTCCGGGTGGCCGAGTTCGTCCACGAACGCGCCCGCCGCATCGTGGAGGAAGGCGGGCACGTGGTGATCCTGCTCGACTCGATCACCCGCCTCGCCCGCGCGAACAACCTCGTCACGCCGCCCACCGGCCGCACGCTCTCCGGCGGTCTGGACTCCAACGCCCTGCACTGGCCCAAGCGCTTCCTGGGCGCAGCCCGCAACATCCGCGAGGGCGGCAGCCTGACCATTCTGGCGACCGCGCTGGTCGAAACCGGCTCGCGCATGGACGACGTGATCTTCGAGGAGTTCAAGGGGACCGGCAACGCCGAACTCGTCCTCTCGCGCAGGCTCGAGGAGCGCCGCATCTTCCCGGCCCTCGACATCCTGAAGTCCGGCACCCGCCGCGAGGAGCTGCTGCTGCAGCCCGAGGTCCTGAAGAAGATGTGGCTGCTGCGCAAGGTCATCTCCGACATGGACCCCGCCGACGCGATGGAGATGCTGCTCGGCCGCATGGGCAAGACCCGCAACAACGTCGAGTTCCTCGCCAGCCTCGCGGGCTGAGCCCCGCCCCTTCCCCGGCCCCGCCTTCTCCGTGGGGCCGCGTTTCCTGGAGTCCGCGTGCGTGAGTCCCCCTTTGGCCCCCCTGCGGGGCACCGTTCCCCTCTGACCCGGCCCCTGTTGCTCGCCGCCCTCCTGCTGGCTCCGGCCGCGACCGCGCAACCGGGCCTCCCCGCCCTGCCCGGCCCCGCCGAGCGCCTCGGCGCGGCGCTGCCCCGCGTGCAACTCGTGCGCGAGGACCCCGCCCGGCTGGTCGTCGTGACCCGCGAGGCCCCCGCGCAGCTCGCCCGCCGCTACGGGGTGCCTTCCTCGGCGGTGACCCCGCTGCCCGGCGGGCAGGCCGCGCTGCCCCTGCCCCCGGTCGCTCCCCCCAGCCACGCACCCTTCCGCCCGGCCTCGGTCGTGCCCCACCGGGTGCAGTCCGGCGAGACGCTGGACACCGTGGCCGCCCAGCACGGGCTGCGCGTGGTCGAGCTGCTGGGCGCCAACCTCGACCGCTCCAGCCTTGACGACCTGCGGGCAGGAGAGACCCTCTGGATTCCCACCGCCGAGCGCGGGTTGCTCGTGCGCGTCAAGGTGGGCCAGACCGCCCTCTCGCTGATCGCGGGCTACGGGGCTGACCTCGCGGAGACGGCGCGGGCGAACGGTGTGCTCCCCACCACCCTGGGGCCGGGCGACTTTCTGCTGCTGCCCGGCGTCACGCCCGACAGTCTGCACAAGCGTCTGCTCGCCCGCCGCGAGGCGGAGGAAGCGGCCCGTGAGCGGGCCGAGGCCCGGCAGCGCGAACGTGAGCGCCTGGAGGAGAAGTACGCCCGCCAGGCTCGCTACGAGGCCTACCTCGCCGCACGGGAGCAGGCCCGCGAACGTGCCCGCCTTCAGGAAAAGTACGCCCGCCAGGCCCGCTACGAGGCGTATCTCGCCGCCCGCAAGGCGCAGCTTCAGGCGAAATACGACCGCTACGCCGCCTACCTCGCCTGGAAAGACAGTCCCGAGCGCCAGCAGCTCAACGAGCGCTACGAGCGTCAGGCGCAGTACGAGGCGGCCCTCGCCGCCCAGGCGGAGGCCCGCCGCGAGCGCGAGCGCCAGCAGGCCGAGGCGCAGGCGGCCGCCCGCGCCGCTCCCAGCGTCCGGACGGCGGGGGTCGGCCCCGTCGCCGGGCTGCGCTGGCCCGTTCACGGCGCACGGATCACCAGCCGCTTCGGCGAAGAGGACATCGACTACCACAAGCAGGTCTTTCACGGCGGGGTGGACCTCGCCGCGCCCGCCGGGACGCCGGTATATGCGGCGGCGGGCGGCACCGTCGTCGAGAGCGGCTACGGCGCCTACGGCCTGAACGTCCTGACCGGCGGGGGCGGCACCACCCTGGTCTACGGCCACCTCAGCCGCACGGCGGTGCAGGCCGGACAGACGGTGGCCCCCGGCGACCTGCTGGGCTTTGTCGGCTGCACCGGCATCTGCACCGGCCCTCACCTGCACTTCGAGGTCCGCCCCGGCGGGCAGGCGGTCGACCCGCTGCCGCTGCTTCCGTGACGGTCCCCTCCGGGCTGCCGCTGCGTCTGCTCGTCGTGGACGACGAGGTGCAGATTCTCGAACTGCTGGCCCTGACCCTGGAACTCCAGGGCTTCACGGTCACCCCCGCCCGCAGCGGCCCCGAAGCCCTCGCCGCCCTGGAGGATCGTCCCCTGCCCGACCTGATCGTGATGGACGTGCTGATGGCCCCCTGGGACGGCTTCGAGACGGTCCGGCGCCTCCACGCCCAGTTGGGCGAGCGCCTCCCCCCGGTCGTCTTCCTCTCCGGCCTGAACCGTCCGCCCACCCTGCCTGTCGGGGTGACCTGCGAGTACCTCGTCAAGCCCTTCCGCCCCTCCGAACTCGTCACCTGCCTGCGCCGCCTCGCCCGGCCTGAAGTCTGACCCCAGCCTCTGCCCTCAACTGGCCCTGCCGATGGGGCCAGTTCTCGTTTAACCTGCCCCCATGAACCAGACTCCCCAGACCGGAACCCCCGCCCTCAAGGAAGGCTTCGCCGAGATGTTCAAGGGCGGCGTGATCATGGACGTGGTGACCGCCGACCAGGCCCGCATCGCGGAGGCGGCCGGGGCGACGGCCGTGATGGCGCTGGAGCGTGTCCCCGCCGATATCCGCAAGGACGGCGGTGTGGCCCGCATGAGCGATCCGCGCATGATCAAGGAGATCATGGCCGCCGTGACCATTCCCGTGATGGCGAAGGTCCGCATCGGCCACATCGTGGAGGCGCGGATTCTGGAGGCCATCGGGGTGGACTTTATCGACGAGTCGGAGGTGCTGACCCCCGCCGACGACCAGTTCCACATCCTCAAGAGCGACTTCC from Deinococcus sp. HSC-46F16 encodes:
- the sucD gene encoding succinate--CoA ligase subunit alpha, which gives rise to MGILVNKDSKVIVQGMTGREGASHSRAMRDFGTQVVAGVTPGKGGTEFEGWPVYNSVEEAKAATGANVSIIFVPPAGAADAVLEAAHAGMPLIVLITEGVPTVDMMRAVQEVKELDAQSRASGGQGVRLIGGNCPGLVTNGEAKVGIMPNRIYEKPGRIGLISRSGTLTYEAAKLLNDAGMGTSTTVGIGGDPVIGTTFADVLPMFEADPDTDAVVVIGEIGGADEEAAAEYIAQNMKKPVVAFISGRSAPAGKRMGHAGAIIMGNVGTPESKLAAFEAANVPVADTMPEIIELVKKALNVTA
- a CDS encoding GNAT family N-acetyltransferase; translated protein: MVQRFVTMTLEVEGADEELLDGVVRRAHGNGFSLFTFGDTGATAEARRKLYDLNRRLAPLLPGNGDEFPTFEEYEREIVEANWFRPEGQLIAAHGNHWVGLVGLGFYEEGRRLHHEFTAVDPAYQGRGVALALKAWSVQKARTWGVREIRTGNDASNAAIIGVNRRLGYALRPGVVKLRRALG
- the bshA gene encoding N-acetyl-alpha-D-glucosaminyl L-malate synthase BshA, with translation MPTPQRPDKIAVLCHTGAGGSGVVATELGLLVAAAGREVHFVGSAVPFRLAGQRGLGRPYFHQVGGFAYALFDQPYPELAATNTLTEVILEHGVSLTHAHYAIPHASAAIHAREITGRSRVLTTLHGTDVTLVGAEPAFRHTTRDAIERSDHVTAVSQFLADQTREVFGITREIEVIHNFVDANRFVRVTDPALRARFAHPEEALIVHISNFRPVKRVEDVVQVFARVASEIPARLLMVGDGPERSRAFELAGQLGVIGRTHFLGSFPDVEGVLGISDLFLLPSTNESFGLAALEAMSCEVPVVAARAGGVPEVVEDGVTGYLAPVGDVDAMADAALRVLRDPALYRRLGTAAREAALTRFQPERIVPRYLNAYARTVEG
- a CDS encoding DegV family protein; protein product: MLAVVTDSTCDLAPETARQLGLHVVPLRVLMGGRSLLDWQDVDPDAVYEHQRSGGQVSTEPATQAAFERAYRDLLATHDGVLSLHISGHLSATAAHARQAAQALGAGNRIQVLDSGFASLPLAEAALAAREVIGRGGDLAAAQQAVARVQSGLMAEFTVPTLEYLRRGGRLSRTQEFIGNMLGVRPVLRFDAGRLKAVRRVRAAQATGDILAQLEAHFGREPVAVTIGHAGRDAARIAELRSAVQASGLNVARGRLQLLGPVIGAHVGPGTYGLMARPLLA
- a CDS encoding methyltransferase domain-containing protein translates to MTWNPEVYHRHREARSAPVHDLLALLPDLPYRDVVDLGCGTGEPTRLLAKQFPDARVLGLDSSPEMLARADAAGLPNLRFERGDILELAGEYDLIFSNAALQWLPDHPALLARLWERLRPGGVLAVQVPANHDHDSHRLLTETAGAFVAELGGFTRFGTAQGASPVLTPAAYAERLDELGAAEVTALSRVYPVVLPGAEGVLDWTRGTALVPYLSRLSAEDAERFTAAYLERLRGRWPGERVYYAFTRVLFVARRA
- a CDS encoding ChaB family protein; translation: MPYRSMDELPEAQVDQYTEYQKEAFLEAFNNALDEYGGDEDRALAVAHSAAKKAGGKEGRDSG